Proteins from a genomic interval of Rhodothermus marinus:
- a CDS encoding nucleotidyltransferase domain-containing protein, with amino-acid sequence MSLASFLSPEARVLTLAARTCLDPPAAEQLRALLGRPLDHERLYRLTLRHGVVALAYRNLLQAAPDAVPEPWRIRLEAEARALAVHNLHQTQELLRLVDRLEAEGIPVIPFKGPALAALIYGDPAARVYVDIDLLVKRSDFWKARRVIESLGYRAHKQLGEAETEAYLDTQLGFEFVHESRDFVVELHWAFFYTIYDLPLDPEAIWARHRQVPFAGRTLRTMAPEDLLLYLAIHGNKHRWLKLTWVADVAELLRRCADMDGAAVLQQAHRLGAARVLAIGCTLAAELLGAPVPDVLQRGLRQRRAARRMAREVVTRWMFREDADVRAFWPMFWYHFRERERWRHRLGYLGHHLKLALAPTEKDRAFCRLPKQLTFLYPVIRPVRVLVERLHPGEAS; translated from the coding sequence ATGTCGCTCGCATCGTTCCTTTCGCCGGAAGCACGGGTGCTGACGCTGGCGGCGCGCACGTGCCTGGATCCGCCGGCGGCCGAGCAATTGCGGGCGCTGCTGGGGCGGCCGCTTGACCATGAGCGCCTGTACCGCCTGACGCTGCGCCATGGCGTGGTGGCGCTGGCGTACCGAAACCTGTTGCAGGCGGCACCGGATGCCGTTCCCGAACCGTGGCGCATCCGGCTGGAGGCCGAAGCGCGGGCGCTGGCCGTCCATAACCTGCATCAGACGCAGGAGCTGCTGCGGCTGGTCGATCGGCTGGAGGCCGAAGGGATTCCGGTGATTCCCTTCAAAGGGCCGGCCCTGGCCGCGCTCATCTACGGGGATCCGGCCGCGCGGGTCTATGTGGACATCGACCTGCTGGTAAAACGGAGCGACTTCTGGAAAGCCCGACGGGTCATCGAGTCGCTGGGCTACCGGGCCCATAAACAACTGGGAGAGGCCGAAACAGAAGCCTATCTGGACACGCAGCTCGGCTTTGAATTTGTTCACGAAAGCCGCGACTTTGTCGTCGAGCTGCACTGGGCCTTTTTCTACACGATCTACGACCTGCCCCTGGATCCCGAGGCGATCTGGGCACGGCACCGGCAGGTTCCCTTTGCCGGACGGACGCTGCGCACCATGGCGCCCGAGGACCTGTTGCTCTATCTGGCCATTCACGGCAACAAACATCGCTGGCTGAAGCTGACCTGGGTGGCCGACGTGGCCGAACTGCTGCGTCGCTGCGCTGACATGGACGGAGCGGCCGTGCTGCAACAGGCGCATCGCCTGGGAGCAGCGCGCGTGCTGGCCATCGGATGTACGCTGGCCGCCGAGTTGCTGGGTGCACCGGTGCCGGACGTGCTGCAACGAGGGCTTCGCCAGCGGCGGGCAGCCCGGCGCATGGCCCGCGAGGTGGTCACGCGCTGGATGTTTCGGGAAGACGCCGACGTGCGCGCCTTCTGGCCCATGTTCTGGTATCACTTCCGGGAACGCGAGCGCTGGCGCCATCGCCTCGGCTACCTGGGCCATCACCTGAAACTGGCGCTGGCGCCCACCGAAAAGGATCGGGCGTTCTGTCGGTTGCCGAAACAGCTTACCTTTCTCTATCCGGTGATTCGTCCGGTGCGCGTGCTGGTAGAGCGGTTGCATCCCGGCGAAGCTTCATGA